From Hippea alviniae EP5-r, the proteins below share one genomic window:
- a CDS encoding ABC transporter ATP-binding protein, producing MEEIVLETKNITKEFPETIANKNISFTLKKGEVHALLGENGAGKTTLMNILYGIYMPTSGDIFINGKKVLIKSPSDAISLGIGMIHQHFMLVDTLTVLENIVLGLKEYGIVINRKAAEKKLKEIEKLYSLKVNPYEKIWQISVGQQQKVEIIKVLFRGANILILDEPTAVLRPQETESLFKIIEKMKENGKSIIFITHKLDEVMRVADRISVLRKGELIKTFSKNETDKKTLAKFMMGESPIEILKKDKTASDEIILKVENLEAESDKGTKALNSVSFELKKGEILGIAGVSGNGQKELVQTIAGLRRATKGKIIFDGVDITNKTPKFITKQGINYVPADRLAMGVAPNLSSIDNAILRRYDRYPLSKNGIMNYKEALRFTREIVNSYNVKLDNPFSPIKLLSGGNMQKLILARELLENPKLLIASYPTRGLDLASTQFFRQKLIEITKKGKSVILVSEDLEEILTLSDRIAVIHAGKIMGILNRDEATINKIGLMMAGETLDAIL from the coding sequence ATGGAAGAAATTGTTTTAGAAACTAAAAACATAACAAAAGAGTTCCCAGAAACTATAGCCAACAAAAACATAAGTTTTACATTAAAAAAGGGTGAAGTGCACGCTTTGCTTGGCGAAAACGGAGCGGGAAAAACAACACTTATGAATATACTCTATGGCATATACATGCCTACATCAGGCGATATATTTATAAACGGTAAAAAAGTTCTGATAAAATCTCCATCAGATGCTATATCGCTTGGTATAGGCATGATTCACCAACATTTTATGCTGGTTGATACATTGACCGTTCTCGAAAATATTGTGCTTGGATTGAAAGAGTATGGTATAGTAATAAATAGAAAGGCTGCAGAAAAAAAGCTAAAAGAGATAGAGAAGCTCTACTCACTAAAGGTAAATCCTTACGAAAAGATATGGCAGATAAGCGTTGGTCAACAGCAGAAGGTTGAAATAATAAAAGTCTTATTCAGAGGGGCAAACATACTAATTCTTGATGAGCCGACAGCCGTTCTAAGGCCGCAGGAGACAGAAAGTCTGTTCAAAATTATTGAAAAAATGAAAGAAAACGGCAAGTCTATTATATTTATTACACACAAGTTAGACGAAGTAATGAGAGTCGCAGATAGAATATCGGTTTTAAGAAAAGGTGAACTTATAAAAACATTCTCAAAAAATGAAACAGATAAAAAAACACTTGCAAAATTCATGATGGGAGAATCACCAATAGAGATACTCAAAAAGGATAAAACAGCATCGGATGAGATAATACTGAAGGTTGAGAATTTAGAAGCAGAAAGTGATAAGGGAACAAAAGCCCTAAATAGCGTAAGTTTTGAATTAAAAAAAGGTGAAATATTAGGAATAGCCGGAGTATCCGGCAACGGCCAAAAGGAGCTTGTCCAAACAATAGCAGGGCTTAGAAGAGCAACCAAGGGTAAGATAATATTTGACGGTGTCGATATAACAAACAAAACACCAAAGTTTATAACGAAACAGGGAATTAATTATGTCCCTGCCGATAGACTCGCAATGGGTGTTGCACCAAATTTATCAAGCATAGATAATGCTATCCTAAGGAGATACGACAGATATCCACTTTCAAAAAACGGCATAATGAATTATAAAGAAGCTTTAAGATTCACCAGAGAGATAGTTAACTCTTACAATGTAAAGTTAGACAATCCCTTCTCTCCTATAAAACTCCTATCAGGCGGCAATATGCAAAAGTTAATATTAGCCAGAGAACTCCTTGAAAATCCAAAACTCCTTATAGCTTCGTATCCTACTCGTGGACTTGACCTTGCATCAACGCAATTCTTCAGACAAAAACTCATAGAGATAACAAAAAAGGGCAAATCTGTAATACTCGTATCGGAAGATTTAGAAGAGATATTGACGCTATCTGACAGAATAGCTGTCATACATGCAGGCAAGATTATGGGAATTCTAAATAGAGACGAAGCAACAATAAACAAAATCGGACTCATGATGGCAGGAGAAACACTCGATGCTATACTTTGA
- a CDS encoding ABC transporter permease has protein sequence MLYFEKRPSVPLYLKILMPIISLAIGLIIGAIAIYITGVDAMEVYKQLFLNAFGSWYAFSETIVAATPLILITAGLILVFKMNIWNIGAYGQYIMGAIFGSYFALFMSAGLSKPVMLSLMVIASMVGGAIWALIPTLLRIFWEVNEVITTLLLNYIALYILKFLMYGPWKNPTSYGFPLSKTFPQTAQLPIIFEGTRITIGIIFALIAVFIVWFLLKKTRFGYEVKVIGDNPLAARYAGINVNRNIMISMAISGALAGLAGIVEVSGIIHFLQVKISADYGYTSIIVAWIAYLDPILTIIASLLFGGLSSGGYSIQISMRVSYGIVGLIESITLFSLVGAQIFLHYRIRWKKYGT, from the coding sequence ATGCTATACTTTGAAAAGAGACCTTCTGTGCCACTCTATTTAAAAATACTCATGCCCATAATATCACTCGCTATCGGACTTATCATAGGAGCTATAGCCATTTACATAACTGGCGTTGATGCAATGGAAGTATATAAACAGTTATTCCTAAACGCCTTTGGCAGCTGGTATGCATTCTCAGAAACCATTGTCGCTGCAACGCCATTAATACTCATAACGGCTGGATTGATACTTGTCTTCAAGATGAACATCTGGAATATCGGTGCATACGGTCAATACATTATGGGCGCTATTTTTGGCTCTTATTTTGCTCTCTTTATGTCTGCAGGTTTGAGTAAACCAGTTATGCTCTCTTTAATGGTTATAGCAAGTATGGTTGGTGGTGCGATATGGGCATTAATACCGACACTCTTAAGAATATTTTGGGAAGTCAATGAAGTTATAACAACACTGCTTCTAAACTACATAGCGCTTTATATTTTAAAATTTCTCATGTATGGACCTTGGAAAAATCCTACAAGCTATGGATTTCCACTATCCAAGACATTTCCACAAACAGCTCAATTGCCTATAATCTTTGAAGGCACAAGGATAACCATTGGCATAATATTTGCACTCATAGCTGTATTTATCGTCTGGTTTCTTCTTAAAAAAACACGTTTTGGGTATGAAGTTAAAGTCATTGGAGACAATCCCTTAGCTGCAAGATACGCAGGTATAAATGTCAATAGAAACATAATGATAAGCATGGCTATAAGCGGCGCTTTAGCCGGCCTTGCAGGGATAGTTGAAGTCTCTGGTATTATTCACTTCCTTCAAGTTAAAATAAGCGCAGATTATGGATATACTTCAATAATAGTTGCATGGATAGCCTATCTCGACCCAATCCTAACAATTATAGCATCCCTGTTATTTGGCGGTCTTTCAAGCGGCGGATACTCCATTCAAATCTCAATGAGAGTATCATACGGCATAGTCGGGCTAATAGAGAGTATAACGCTGTTTAGCCTTGTTGGTGCTCAAATATTTTTACATTACAGGATAAGGTGGAAAAAGTATGGCACATGA
- a CDS encoding TRAP transporter permease, producing MEKKKKEENLELIESEAGSSIRLRNPDNLGFLGLLIKVASVFLAVFALWYNSFGVISELHQNAIFFSIIGFVGFILYPLSKKRAKQTLPIDTFLAFLVLVSGLYIVFFENTIHARNEVLILRDIIIGSIAVVLLIELSRRAAGIVIPLLAILFSAYALFLGKLMPPGMLSFRGIFYSTYIYRMYFTNDGIFGYIATIASTYVYLFILFAAFFLKSGAGDFIIDIAKALLGRSVGGPAKVAVLASGLMGSITGSSVANVVGTGSITIPLMKKIGFKPEFAGGVETAASVGGQMMPPIMGAGAFIMAQWTQIPYTTIIGKAFIPALMYYLGVLLNVHIRAKKSNLKPLDSEDIPSVKEVLKKGWHFLIPLAVLVFLLVSGYTPTYAAIISIVAVVVSSWIRKETRMGPKEIIDAMILGTRNMVGTGILLLVAGIIVGIITLTGLGITLSIMVTSLTSNSIFLLYLFTALAALFLGMGLPVTASYIVLAILIAPAFKMLGVGILAANMVVFWLAETANVTPPIALAAFAASGIAGSKPVPTAVEGFKLAKGLLLIPILFLYTDLLAGFNVHALIPMISGLFGLFGFTIFLEGYWGKHLNIFERSLFLIAGLLAYYPNYETDAIGVGLEITLFVYYWLASKKLKS from the coding sequence ATGGAAAAAAAGAAGAAAGAAGAGAACCTTGAGCTTATAGAATCAGAAGCTGGCTCTTCCATTCGCCTAAGAAACCCGGATAATCTGGGTTTCTTAGGTTTGCTTATTAAAGTAGCAAGCGTGTTTTTAGCTGTTTTTGCATTATGGTATAACAGCTTTGGTGTTATTTCAGAGCTTCATCAAAATGCTATATTCTTCTCAATTATTGGGTTTGTAGGATTTATTCTGTATCCACTCTCCAAAAAGAGAGCAAAACAGACGCTGCCTATTGATACATTTTTGGCATTTCTTGTTCTTGTAAGTGGTTTGTATATTGTGTTCTTTGAAAATACGATACATGCAAGGAATGAAGTGCTAATCTTAAGGGACATAATCATTGGCAGTATTGCTGTTGTTTTACTTATTGAACTTTCAAGAAGGGCTGCTGGTATAGTAATACCACTGCTTGCCATTCTGTTTTCTGCCTATGCCCTGTTTTTGGGCAAATTGATGCCGCCCGGTATGCTCAGTTTTAGGGGGATATTCTACTCAACATACATCTATCGCATGTATTTTACAAATGACGGTATATTTGGATATATTGCGACGATAGCTTCAACCTATGTGTATCTGTTTATTCTGTTTGCTGCTTTCTTTTTGAAGAGTGGGGCAGGGGATTTTATCATCGATATAGCAAAGGCTCTGCTTGGAAGGAGCGTTGGTGGGCCTGCTAAGGTTGCTGTTTTGGCAAGTGGTCTTATGGGCTCAATAACAGGGAGTTCTGTCGCAAATGTTGTTGGAACAGGTTCAATAACGATACCTTTGATGAAAAAGATAGGATTTAAACCAGAGTTTGCAGGTGGCGTTGAAACGGCTGCAAGTGTTGGTGGTCAGATGATGCCGCCGATAATGGGTGCAGGTGCTTTTATCATGGCTCAGTGGACTCAAATTCCTTACACAACAATCATAGGTAAGGCATTTATTCCGGCTCTGATGTATTATTTGGGTGTACTTTTAAATGTTCATATAAGGGCTAAAAAGAGTAACCTTAAGCCGTTGGATAGTGAAGATATACCATCTGTGAAAGAAGTTCTTAAAAAAGGATGGCATTTTCTCATTCCTTTGGCAGTTCTTGTATTTTTGCTTGTCAGTGGATATACGCCAACCTATGCTGCGATTATCAGTATAGTTGCCGTTGTTGTTTCAAGTTGGATAAGAAAAGAAACAAGAATGGGGCCAAAAGAGATAATAGATGCGATGATACTCGGCACAAGGAATATGGTTGGAACGGGCATACTTCTGCTTGTTGCAGGAATAATAGTGGGTATAATTACGCTTACCGGTTTAGGAATAACGCTGTCTATAATGGTAACATCTTTGACTTCGAACAGTATATTTTTGCTTTATCTGTTTACGGCGTTGGCTGCTCTGTTTTTAGGTATGGGTCTGCCTGTTACAGCTTCATATATTGTTCTTGCCATTTTGATTGCACCTGCTTTTAAGATGCTTGGAGTGGGAATCTTAGCTGCCAATATGGTTGTATTCTGGTTGGCAGAGACTGCAAATGTTACGCCACCTATAGCTTTGGCTGCCTTTGCTGCAAGTGGTATAGCTGGCTCAAAACCTGTTCCAACAGCTGTTGAAGGCTTTAAACTTGCCAAAGGATTGCTTTTAATTCCAATACTCTTTCTTTATACTGATTTACTTGCTGGATTTAATGTGCATGCATTAATTCCTATGATAAGTGGTCTGTTTGGTCTGTTTGGCTTTACGATTTTTCTTGAAGGGTATTGGGGCAAGCATCTAAATATATTTGAGAGAAGCCTGTTTCTTATTGCTGGTTTGCTTGCATACTATCCGAACTATGAAACAGATGCGATTGGTGTTGGTTTGGAGATAACCCTTTTTGTCTATTACTGGCTTGCTTCCAAGAAGCTAAAGAGCTGA
- a CDS encoding ABC transporter permease, which yields MAHDIYTTLFANTVKAGTILLFPTLGEIFAERSGILNLGVEGMMLIGAFFGFIAAHSTGNPYIGFIVGTVAGGISALIHAFISITLRGNQIVSGLALTIFGSGFTTFYGQKWINMSINNTIPQVSIPILSNIPFIGPIFFKQDLIVYLSYLLVFVMWFILYKTSIGLNLRAVGENAKASNAMGISVYKVRYTWTFFGGLLAGAGGAYLTTAYAPFWLDGITAGRGWIAIALVIFAMWDPIKALLGAYLFGGINALQFQLQASGTTIPSAILNMLPYIVTFIVIVISSIIVKTRHIKPPKELGIPYVREEK from the coding sequence ATGGCACATGATATATACACGACACTATTTGCAAATACAGTAAAAGCAGGCACGATACTTCTATTTCCAACATTGGGAGAGATATTCGCAGAAAGGTCTGGCATATTAAACTTAGGTGTTGAAGGCATGATGCTAATCGGTGCCTTTTTTGGTTTCATAGCAGCACACTCAACGGGTAATCCCTACATAGGTTTCATCGTTGGAACAGTGGCAGGTGGTATTTCAGCCTTAATTCATGCATTTATCTCTATAACCCTGCGCGGTAATCAGATAGTTAGTGGACTTGCTTTAACAATTTTCGGCTCTGGATTTACAACATTTTATGGCCAAAAGTGGATAAACATGTCTATAAACAACACAATCCCACAGGTGAGCATACCAATTTTATCAAATATCCCATTTATAGGGCCCATATTTTTCAAACAAGATTTAATCGTGTATTTATCGTATTTGTTGGTGTTCGTTATGTGGTTTATACTCTATAAAACAAGTATAGGATTAAACCTAAGGGCTGTTGGAGAGAACGCAAAGGCATCAAACGCTATGGGAATAAGTGTTTATAAGGTTAGATACACATGGACATTTTTTGGTGGTCTGCTTGCTGGTGCAGGTGGAGCTTATCTGACAACAGCCTATGCACCATTTTGGCTTGACGGCATAACAGCAGGAAGAGGCTGGATAGCCATAGCATTAGTCATATTCGCAATGTGGGACCCAATTAAAGCCCTACTTGGAGCTTATCTATTTGGCGGTATAAACGCCCTTCAGTTTCAACTTCAAGCATCAGGCACAACAATCCCATCGGCAATTCTAAACATGCTTCCATACATCGTAACATTCATTGTCATAGTTATAAGCTCGATTATCGTTAAGACACGCCATATAAAGCCACCAAAGGAACTTGGTATCCCTTATGTAAGAGAAGAGAAATAA
- a CDS encoding TAXI family TRAP transporter solute-binding subunit, which yields MFKRVVVFVSLVAFLIGFGLPNKVFAKKYRNYIIATATPGGTYYPVGVAIATLINIKLAKKGITATAITSAGSGENIQLLKNKEADFAILQGLFGSMAYNGKGLYKGKPQRFFYAVTALWPNVEHFSLLKKYVKTGNIMDLKGLHERFSIGKRGSGTEGSGKTILSALGIRVGKDIYPVYLGYNASIDAMINGRIAGANTPAGPPVAAITRLFAKMGADKVAILNFTDEQLKKIDSKYDVWFRYVIRPGTYPGQNKPIYTIAQPNFLAVRKGIPQEDVYLIVKTIYENLPFLRNIHKATYYMSLDNAIKGLPVPLAEGAAKYYEEKGLKIPKKLIAK from the coding sequence ATGTTTAAAAGAGTCGTGGTCTTTGTGAGTTTGGTGGCGTTTTTGATTGGTTTTGGGCTTCCCAACAAAGTATTCGCTAAAAAATATCGTAATTACATCATAGCCACAGCAACGCCAGGTGGGACTTATTATCCTGTGGGTGTTGCCATTGCAACATTGATAAATATTAAGCTTGCCAAGAAGGGCATAACAGCAACGGCAATTACATCTGCAGGAAGTGGTGAAAATATTCAGCTTCTAAAGAACAAAGAAGCAGATTTTGCTATTCTTCAAGGTCTGTTTGGCTCTATGGCTTACAACGGTAAGGGTTTGTATAAAGGAAAACCGCAAAGGTTTTTCTATGCTGTAACAGCTCTTTGGCCAAATGTTGAGCATTTCTCACTTCTTAAGAAGTATGTAAAAACTGGCAATATTATGGATTTAAAAGGTTTGCATGAGAGATTCTCAATAGGAAAAAGGGGTTCAGGAACAGAAGGTTCAGGAAAAACAATTCTTTCTGCTTTGGGTATAAGGGTTGGCAAGGATATCTATCCTGTTTATCTTGGCTATAATGCAAGCATAGATGCAATGATAAACGGTAGAATTGCCGGTGCAAATACACCAGCAGGGCCACCTGTTGCTGCTATAACAAGACTATTTGCCAAAATGGGTGCGGATAAAGTTGCTATACTCAATTTTACAGACGAGCAACTTAAAAAGATAGATTCAAAATACGATGTTTGGTTTAGGTATGTTATAAGGCCTGGAACATATCCTGGTCAGAATAAACCCATTTACACAATAGCTCAGCCGAACTTTTTGGCAGTGAGAAAAGGTATTCCACAGGAAGATGTTTATCTTATAGTAAAGACAATTTATGAAAACCTGCCTTTCTTAAGAAATATTCATAAAGCAACATACTATATGAGCTTGGATAATGCTATCAAAGGTCTTCCTGTTCCTTTGGCTGAAGGTGCTGCAAAATATTATGAAGAGAAGGGCTTGAAGATACCAAAGAAACTCATTGCAAAATAA
- a CDS encoding BMP family ABC transporter substrate-binding protein, with product MKRTFLFVLILALLMSMQLPNSLAKENGKIKVAFLYIGPHNDGGWSQAHDEGRQYLQKHLPYVITSYSENVPEGAPCEKVIRDYIHKGYKVIFGTSFGFMNSMYNVAKDYPNVIFEHCSGYKIRKNMGTYFGRMYQVDYLAGLVAGMMTKSNYIGFVAPFPIPEVVREIDAFTIGAREVNPKAKVHVIWTNSWFNPVKERSAAETFIANGADIIASGCDSPASIEAAKKAGIYAIAYDRDIHDKFPKTVLTSRAWNWGVFYVKVLKEVKNGTWKATRYWGGIETGIVKLGKFGDTVPEKVKKYVLKREQELKEGKFKVFAGPIYDQHGKLMVKKGQELPDKEKLSLQWFVEGVVGSIPH from the coding sequence ATGAAGAGAACTTTCCTATTCGTTTTAATCTTGGCTCTTCTGATGTCTATGCAGTTGCCCAACAGTCTTGCTAAAGAAAATGGCAAGATAAAGGTAGCGTTTCTCTACATTGGTCCACATAATGATGGTGGTTGGAGCCAGGCCCATGATGAAGGCAGGCAGTATCTACAAAAACATCTACCTTATGTAATCACATCATATTCAGAGAATGTGCCCGAAGGTGCACCTTGTGAGAAAGTCATTAGAGACTACATTCACAAAGGATACAAGGTCATTTTTGGAACGAGTTTTGGCTTTATGAACTCCATGTATAATGTCGCAAAGGATTATCCAAATGTCATATTTGAACACTGTTCTGGATACAAAATAAGAAAGAATATGGGAACATATTTCGGTAGAATGTACCAGGTCGATTATTTAGCTGGTTTAGTTGCCGGAATGATGACAAAGTCAAATTATATAGGATTTGTAGCTCCATTTCCTATTCCTGAAGTCGTAAGAGAAATAGATGCATTTACAATTGGTGCGAGAGAAGTCAATCCAAAAGCAAAAGTTCACGTAATTTGGACAAACTCCTGGTTTAACCCAGTAAAAGAGAGAAGCGCAGCAGAAACTTTTATAGCAAATGGTGCAGATATTATAGCAAGTGGCTGCGATTCACCAGCTTCAATTGAAGCAGCCAAAAAGGCAGGCATATACGCCATAGCATACGATAGGGATATTCATGACAAATTCCCAAAGACAGTTTTGACATCAAGAGCGTGGAATTGGGGAGTTTTTTATGTGAAAGTCTTAAAAGAAGTAAAGAATGGCACATGGAAAGCAACCCGATATTGGGGTGGTATAGAAACGGGTATAGTAAAACTTGGCAAATTCGGAGATACAGTGCCTGAAAAGGTCAAAAAGTATGTTCTAAAAAGAGAGCAAGAGTTAAAAGAAGGCAAATTTAAGGTATTTGCAGGCCCAATCTATGACCAGCATGGAAAACTAATGGTTAAAAAAGGCCAAGAGCTACCGGATAAAGAAAAACTCTCACTCCAATGGTTCGTTGAAGGTGTTGTTGGCTCTATTCCGCATTAA